ACGTGACCCGCGCACTCAGCGTGCCGGCGATCTTCGGCCATTTCTCCGGTTCGAGCCGGAGCCGGAAGCGCCGGTTGGCCGGGATGGCCTTGTAACTGTTCGTGTAGGCCCGATCGCGTGCGCCGCTGTGCGTCACTTCGATCACGACTTGCCCGTCGGGCGCGTCGGGCAGCACGGTGTCCAGGTCCAGCACGCGGCCGGCCTGCAGCGCGAGCACGTTGCTCTCGCCGTCGTAAACGACCTGCCAGGCGATCGCCGCCTCGTGGCGCAACTGCGCTTCCCACTTCGCGCCGGCCTGATCGAGGTGATTCGTACCGTAGACGTACGGCCGCCCATAGGTAGTCTGGTCCTGCGGCGCGACGTTGGCCTCGTCCTTGAAGCGCTCCCACGCCTGCTCGGGGTTGTAGTCGGCCACGCTGAACGCCTGCGGCACCGTCACCGTGTGGGTCTTGAGCGCCGTCACCGCCTCGGCACCCGCCGCCTCGAGCCCTGCCACCTCACGATAAGGAACCGTCAGATGTGGATCCCACAGGTAGTGGTCGACGTCGTCGGCGAACACGACCTGATCGCCGTGCTCGGTCTCGACGATATAGCTGTAGATGCCGGCCTTCTGCATCAGCATCTGCACGTACGACAGATCGTCGGTCTTGTACTGGAAGCGGAACAGGTGCTGCGGATATTCGCGGCGCAGGCGAAACGCGAACTGGTGCCCTTCGAGGCCGTGGCTGCGCAGCACCGCTTCGATGATCTGCGGCGTGCTCTGGTGCTGGTAGATGCGGCTGGTGGTGACGGCCTCGAGACGCGCGAAGTGCGACTTCAGGACGATTTCGTACTTGGTGAAGTCGCGCGTGGTCTGCAGCGTCGAGAAGCGGGCGATGAAGCCGGAGAACCGGCGGGGCGCGCCGTCGTCGGGGACGATCGTGCAAGCCGCGTCGCGATTCAGGTACTCGGTGCGCGCGAGCCGCAGCGGATGCGTAAGCACGACGCGCACCTCGGTGGGATATCCCATCCGCTCGACCGCCATCACCGACACGACCGAGAGTGCAACTGCGCTCTCGGTCCCCGGCACCTCGAAGAAATATGCCTGGCGCCCCGACACCCCGGTCAAGTCCGATACGAACCGCTTCGCATCGTCAAACAGGCTGGCCATTGTTGTTCACCCCGTGTCCAGATAGCGCTGCCAAACACCCGCATCGCGCTCAGAGCCGAGGAAGAACAGTAACTACACTCGCCCTTGTCGTGGAAGAGCGAGCGTGCATTATTCAGGCCGTTTGTTGTATTTGTCCGAAGTCTGACAATTGTTCACGTATTTCGCTATTTTTAAGATGTTCGCCATGCTATATGTCGCATTCCTCTGTTATCCGGCCATGCCAGATGCAACGTCCGATGAGTGAAGGCGCTCAGTGCGACCAATACACCGACGCCAAATTATCTTCAGAAATGCGCATAAATACGATTGCGTGCATCGATTCCGATTTGCTCGATTGGTGTCTGGCGGAACTGGACGAACAACTCGGCCGGCAGCTCGACGCCATCCTGCACCACCCCGCATTTCAGGCACTCGAATCGACTTGGCGAGGCCTGCAATTCCTGGTCGATCGCACCGATTTCCGTCAAAACGTCAAAATCGAAGTGCTCGACGTTTCAAAGGAAGCACTCCATCAAGACTTCGAAGATACGCCCGATATCATCCAGAGCGGCTTGTTCAGACTGACTTATGTCGGCGAGTACGACATGCCGGGTGGACAACCCATCGCCGCGATTATTTCGGCATTTGAATTCGATCATCGCGCGCAGGACGTCGCTCTGTTGCGCAATATATCGAAAGTCGCCGCGGCTGCTCACATGCCATTCATCGGCGCGGTCTCGCCCGCCTTCTTCGACAAACCCACGATGGAGGCAGTCGCAGGCATCCGCGACCTGCCGATCTGGTTCGAGCGGGCCGAATACCTGAAATGGAAAAGCTTCCGTGAAACCGAGGATGCGCGCTACGTCGCGCTGACGATGCCGCGCTTCCTCGCCCGATTGCCCTACGGGCCCGATACGCTGTCCGTGCGCACGTTCAATTACACCGAGAACGTACGAGATTCCGGGCGAAGCGCACATCTGTGGACGAGCGCGGCATTCGCCTTCGCGGTCAACATCGTACGCAGCTTTATACGCAACGGCTGGTGCGTGCAGATTCGCGGCCCGCAAGCGGGTGGCGTCATCAATGACATTCCCGCGCATCGGTACGACCTCGGCGCCGGGCAACTGGGTAAGATTTCCACGGACGCATTGATTTCGGAAACACGCGAGAATGAATTTGCCGATATTGGCCTGATCCCCCTTTCGTACACCAGCAATCACGACCAGACCTGTTTTTTCTCAGCGCATTCGACACAGCGACCGCGAACGTACGATGCGCGCGACGCTTCGGCCAATAGCCGAATCAATGCGCGCCTGCCGTACATTTTCCTGCTGTCGCGCATCGCGCATTATCTGAAGCTGATCCAGCGTGAAAACATCGGCACGACGCGGGACCGCCGATTGCTCGAGCTCGAGCTGAACAACTGGATCAAATCGCTCGTCACGGAAATGACCGATCCGGGCGACGATCTTCAGGCTGCACATCCGCTGCGCGAGGCGAAGGTGACGGTCGAGGATATCGAGGACAACCCGGGCTTCTTCCGCATCAAGCTGTTCATCGTCCCGCATTTTCAGATCGAAGGCGTCGACATCAACCTCTCCCTCGTTTCGCAGATGCCGAAGGCGAAGCAGTGACACGCGCACCGATGCACATTTTCGCATTGCGCCTTTTATTCAAGACCAGCCAATAAGATGAAGATAACCAGACCGCTGTGGGCCAAGGGGATTTTCATGACGCCGCAGCACTTCCAGCAGCAGGCGATATGGGAACAGTACGTCCACGACCAAGTTGCACGCATCGCGAGCCCCGACGCCTGGGGCGCGGTGCATGTGGCACTCGACGACCAGGCGCTGAGCGTCAATCGCCTGCAATGCACGGCGCTCGCGCTGCGCCTGCCGGACGGTACGCTGATCGACAGCGAAACCGCCGACTGGCTTCCCGCGGCGCGCAGTCTTGACGACGTGCCTGCAACGGTGGACACCGTGACCGTGCTGGCCGGCGTGGCGCTGATGGACGCGCAGGGCGGCAACTGCGTCGAACCCGGCGAAAAGCCGGCCCGCCCTCGCCGCGTGACCCGCGAGTACAAGCATGTTGCCGATCTGAACGGCGACGGGCAGGAAGAAATCAGTGTCGAACGTAACGTGGTGACGTTGCTGTTCGACTTCGAGCAGGGCGGCGACTATGTGACGTGTCCGGTCGCGCGACTCGTGCGCACCCCGCAAGGACGCTTCGAGCCCGACACGGCGTTTGTCCCGCCGTGCCTGTTTCTGTCCGCGAGCGATCGCCTGATGCATCGCGCGCAGCGCCTGTCGGAGATTCTGTTAGCCAAGAGCGCCAGCCTTGCGGTGCGCCGCAAAGAGCGCTCGGACCAGATCGCCGACTTCGCCGTGTCCGACGTGGCGCTGTTCTGGCTGCTCCACAGCGTCAATAGCGCCTGGCCCGAGCTCGCACGCCTCGTACAGGCGCCGGATCAACATCCCGAGCGACTGTACGCGGTGCTCGCCCGACTGGCGGGCTCGTTGCTGACGTTCTCCACGACCGAATCGCTCCAGGCGATTCCACTGTACGATCACCGCGCACCAGAGCCGACGTTTGCCGAGCTCGAATCGCTGATTCGCACGCTGCTCGATGCGGTCATTCCGTCCCGCGTCGTACCGATTGCGCTGGAACGCGTACGCGCGACCACATGGCTCGGCCGGATCAACGACGAACGGCTGACCGAAGGCGCGGAATACTATCTTTCGGTGCAAGCGGCGATGCCGGCACACGCCCTCATCGATCATCTGCCGCGTCTATGCAAAGTGGGCGCACCGGACGAGGTCGAGCAGATCGTCAATTCCGCGCTGCCGGGCATCGCCTTGCGGCCGATGTCGCGGCTGCCGGCCGCGATTCCCGTGCGGATCGAAAACCAGTACTTCGCGCTGGACAGCAATGATGCCGCGTTCAAGCGGATGATCGACGCGCACGCCTGCCAGATCTATGTGCCGGCATCGATTCCCGAGGCGTCGCTCGAACTGTATGCGGTGCTGCCGTCATGAGCACGATGACCGTCGCAGATTCCCCTCTGCTCCCCGTCGCGCTACGTGACACGGCGCGCACGGTCACCGCACTGGCCGAAGAGCCGCTGTCGTTCGACACGCTTCGAGGCCAATGCAACACGCAGATCGACCAACTGCGCTCCGATCTGGGCTTGCGGGGCCTCCCGGATCACGTGATCAACGATGCGGTCTACGCGCTGTGCGCACTGCTCGACGAGGCCGCATTGAAGCACCTCACGGGAGAAGCTCGCGAAAGCTGGGAGAAGCGGCCGCTCCAGGAGGAACGTTTCTCGAGAAACGATGCCGGCGAGGAGTTGGTACGACGCATCGAGGATCGCTTGCTCGAGCCACGGTCGCCGCGGGTGCTGCTCGCGATATTCGCAGCGGTGCTGTCGCTTGGCTTCACCGGACGGTTTGCGATGGACGGGAGTACAGCGCGTGCGGCGCTTATTCGCACCCTCGACGAACGGCTTGGGCGCACGACTGCGGCGGAGGACAACCCCGCAGCGGCCGCTTCGATCGTGGTGAACAGCACCGACGCCCGCCCGCAGCGCATTTCTCCGCTGACTTGGGTGGTCGCCTCGTGCGTCGCCGTCGGCGTCGCCTGGTTCATGGTCGATCGATGGTTCATCGCGTCGATTGCTCAGATCGCGCAATAAAGGAACTCCACGATGTGGGTGGGTCCCGGGTTATTCGAGCGGATCACCGGACACTTCGCGGACGGCTCTGGCGTGGACGACTTCGCGTCAGAAGTGCAGGTTTTCCTGTCGGTGCGCGACAATATCGAGCGCATCCTGAACAGCCGGCGCGGATCGCTCGCCCATCTCCCGGACTATGGGCTCGACGACCTGTCGGAGATCTATCGGCATCTGCCATCGTCGGCACACAAGCTGCAACGCGCCATCGAGGCAACCTTGCTCACCTACGAGCCGCGGCTGAAGAAAGTGGAAATCGAGATTCACCCGCCTGAACCGGGCATGCTGATCAGCTTCACGATGGCCTGCCATTTGCACCGGGAAGGGCTCGTGCGCTTCGGCACGAATTTCATGCCGGACGGGAAGACGCGGCTACGCATGCTGCAGGCAGCGCTCGACCGATACTGAAATAGCGTCGAATACGCGTTACATGAGCGCGATCATGATCGGCGACCTTGCATCACGCTGCACGCCAACCGGTCCACGCTCGACGACGGCGTGCCGCTCGCGGCGTAGATGGATCCGGCGTCGTGTACCGGCCTTAGTCATAATCGGCAGCGCTTCGCGTATCCACTCGCCGCAGGATGCAAGCCGCCGACGAAAAACGCGCGGCATCCACCACAGGTGCCCATCCGGCGAGACGATCAGAACCGGCGTCGCAAACCGAGTGACGCAATGAGCTGGTTCGCGCCGGACGCCCGTGAAAAATTGGCGATCTGCGCGCCACGGATACCTGTTCCGGCCAGTTGGTTGGCCCGTTGATAGACCGCCTCGGCGTAGATGTCCGTCGTCGGCGAAAGGAAGTAGGTGTTGACGATGCCGACCTGATGCCACTTCGGATAACGAACGCCCGCCGGCGTCGCGAAGCGGCCCGCAGTAAACGTATAACCGGCCGAAACGTCCCAGTTCTGCAGCACGCTATAGCGCACGTTCACCTCGACGTTCTGAAACCGCACGTCGTCGCCCGGCAGGCTGACTGCGGTATCCACGACGTCGTTGATCGACGTGGCATGATCGAGACGCGTCTCGCTGAGCACGAGGCCGGCCGCACCGTTGCCGAAATGGAGCAGCCCGCCCGCAGCCCAGGTGCGCTGGCGCGCCGCGTTGAACGGTGCGCCGGCCGGTGCCGCGCCGTTCACGTTGGCGCTGGAGAGATTCGATGCGTTGTTGAACTGCACATAGCCCGCGCCGAGATCGAGATTGCCGTATTGATACGACGCGCCGAGGCTATACGCGCGGTTGTTGTCGAAACCGCCAGCCTGGTTCGAAAATCCATACAGCATACCCAGCTTGAGGCCACCCAGCAGCGGGCTCACGTACTTGACCGAGTTGTTGATGCGCGTCCAGTTGTCGAGGTTGTCGTTGTCGAAGACGTGCGCGAACGCCGTGCCGCCATATCGCGTCCCTCCCAGGGAAAACGGTTCGACGAACTGCACGACCTCGTCGAACTGGCGCCCCGCAATCAGCGAGCCGAGCTGTTGCGATTGCAACGCAACCCAGGACTGGAAGCCGAACAACCGGCCCTGCTGCGAAGCCGTGCCCGTCATCGGCGCAAAGCCGTTCGCCAGCATGAACGCCGCATTCAGATCTCCACCGAGGTCTTCCCTGCCCGACAGGATCCAGCGGCTACCGTTGATGTCACCACTCTTTGCCTGCCACGCGCTCTGATGCCCGTGGGTATTGCCGCTATCGCTCACGTACGCAATGCCCGCGTCGATGATCCCCGACAGCTGGACGGCGCTCTGCGCCTGCGTCGCGGAACTTGTCGTCGCCAACAACGCGCCCGCGAATGCAATGGTATGGCTCGTTCTGAAAAGTGCTGCTTGTGTCATCTTCCGCTGCCTGCCTTCCGGTCACCGTCAATTCGGGTTACGAATTAGTAAATACGAATTCATGCTTGAACGATTCTGTCACTGGCCACGCAGCACGGCTGCCGCAAGCAAGATTGCCAGTCGGCAAATATTCGCGACGACGCACGTTTCGATATAGTGCAAAAGCTGGAAGAGTCCTTTGTCGCGTGCATCAAACGCATCGGTGTCCATACGGTGCAAGCCACAGCTCTCGATCCGCTTTTTATCTATATGGATTTCCAGATTTCTCGTTTGACAGCGTCATCGATTCAGGGCGGCAGATTCGCCGGGAGCGTGCGTCACGTCGCATTGCACGGTGCGCTGTGAGAGAAACCGCCGGGCCTGCGCATCGTGGCGGGATTCGTTGGACCGCGCCGATCACCGTCGGCACGCATGGATCGACGCGGCACATACCGGCACCGCTGCGTGGGCCGGCTAATCGCGGCGGCCACGGCCGACGAGCAGTGCCGCCGTGCGGCTCACGGAAACGCAGCTGATCGTCGGCACGACCCGTCGGTCTTGTCGCTCGTCAGCGTACCGTCAGATGCTCGCCGCCGCGAGAATGGGCTGCAATGGCGGCCGATGTGATCGACCGCCACGCATCGGACCGTTCCGCTCATTCGCCACGCTAGCGACACCGGTAGAATCGGTTCGCGCGAGCGGTGGATTCGCAATCGGAACAGCGCGTCACGATCCATGCCGCGCAACGCGCCGATCTTTGCTCCGTCGCTAACCGTTCGTCAGCGTCCGCCGGATGCCGATTGCCGGAACGATGCGCCATGCGCGGTATCCGGCAGCCTGTCGCGGCCGCTTAGCCGCGAGCGGAAGGTGCCGGCCGGCGGCGTCGTTCGGTACAAGCCGCGCTTTTTCAACTCCGGTACGATCAGTTCGGCGAAATCGTCGAGCGTTCCCGGGCTGATCAGCGGATTGAGCATGTAGCCGCTCGTCGTCGACTGCCGCGCATGCTCGGCGAGCCGATCGACGACTTCGTCGGGCGAGCCGACGAGGATCAGGTCGGTGCCGCGCGTGACGCTCGCGAACTTGCGCCGCACGTCGCCGGCGGTGAGCGGCTTGCCGCTGCCGTCGGGCCGCACCACGTAGGACGTGAGCCCTTCCGTCTGCGTCGTCAGCGGTTCGTCGTCCGCATAGCGATCGATGTCGATGCCGGTGTCGCCCGCATAGCTGACGAGTTGCGCGTGCCGGTGATAGTGCTGCTGCAGCGTGTGGTATTTCTCCTTCGCGTCGCTCGACGAGCGCGCGGTCACGATTCGCAGCACCGTCAGCGACTTCACGTCGTCCGCCGCACGGCCGCGCTCCGCCGCGAGCCGGCGAATCTCGTCGAGGCCCGCACGAATCTCGTGCGGATTCGACTTCGCGACGAACACCACCTCCGCGTGCTTCGCCGCGAACTCACGTCCGCGCCCGGACCAGCCGGCCTGGATCAGCACCGGCGAGCGCTGCGGCGACGGCGCACAGACGTGCGGCCCCTGCACGCGATAGTGCGTGCCTTCGTGCGCGATCGGCCGCACGCGATCGCCGCGCGCATAGCGCGGCGCGTGCTTGTCGGCGACGACCGCATCGTCCGCCCAGCTCCCTTCCCACAGCTTGTACACGACGTCGAGAAACTCGTCCGCGCGCGCGTAGCGTTCGTCGTGGCCGATCATCC
The sequence above is drawn from the Burkholderia ubonensis genome and encodes:
- the tssC gene encoding type VI secretion system contractile sheath large subunit, with amino-acid sequence MRINTIACIDSDLLDWCLAELDEQLGRQLDAILHHPAFQALESTWRGLQFLVDRTDFRQNVKIEVLDVSKEALHQDFEDTPDIIQSGLFRLTYVGEYDMPGGQPIAAIISAFEFDHRAQDVALLRNISKVAAAAHMPFIGAVSPAFFDKPTMEAVAGIRDLPIWFERAEYLKWKSFRETEDARYVALTMPRFLARLPYGPDTLSVRTFNYTENVRDSGRSAHLWTSAAFAFAVNIVRSFIRNGWCVQIRGPQAGGVINDIPAHRYDLGAGQLGKISTDALISETRENEFADIGLIPLSYTSNHDQTCFFSAHSTQRPRTYDARDASANSRINARLPYIFLLSRIAHYLKLIQRENIGTTRDRRLLELELNNWIKSLVTEMTDPGDDLQAAHPLREAKVTVEDIEDNPGFFRIKLFIVPHFQIEGVDINLSLVSQMPKAKQ
- the tssK gene encoding type VI secretion system baseplate subunit TssK, with the protein product MKITRPLWAKGIFMTPQHFQQQAIWEQYVHDQVARIASPDAWGAVHVALDDQALSVNRLQCTALALRLPDGTLIDSETADWLPAARSLDDVPATVDTVTVLAGVALMDAQGGNCVEPGEKPARPRRVTREYKHVADLNGDGQEEISVERNVVTLLFDFEQGGDYVTCPVARLVRTPQGRFEPDTAFVPPCLFLSASDRLMHRAQRLSEILLAKSASLAVRRKERSDQIADFAVSDVALFWLLHSVNSAWPELARLVQAPDQHPERLYAVLARLAGSLLTFSTTESLQAIPLYDHRAPEPTFAELESLIRTLLDAVIPSRVVPIALERVRATTWLGRINDERLTEGAEYYLSVQAAMPAHALIDHLPRLCKVGAPDEVEQIVNSALPGIALRPMSRLPAAIPVRIENQYFALDSNDAAFKRMIDAHACQIYVPASIPEASLELYAVLPS
- a CDS encoding DotU family type IV/VI secretion system protein, coding for MSTMTVADSPLLPVALRDTARTVTALAEEPLSFDTLRGQCNTQIDQLRSDLGLRGLPDHVINDAVYALCALLDEAALKHLTGEARESWEKRPLQEERFSRNDAGEELVRRIEDRLLEPRSPRVLLAIFAAVLSLGFTGRFAMDGSTARAALIRTLDERLGRTTAAEDNPAAAASIVVNSTDARPQRISPLTWVVASCVAVGVAWFMVDRWFIASIAQIAQ
- the tssE gene encoding type VI secretion system baseplate subunit TssE, with protein sequence MWVGPGLFERITGHFADGSGVDDFASEVQVFLSVRDNIERILNSRRGSLAHLPDYGLDDLSEIYRHLPSSAHKLQRAIEATLLTYEPRLKKVEIEIHPPEPGMLISFTMACHLHREGLVRFGTNFMPDGKTRLRMLQAALDRY
- a CDS encoding porin produces the protein MTQAALFRTSHTIAFAGALLATTSSATQAQSAVQLSGIIDAGIAYVSDSGNTHGHQSAWQAKSGDINGSRWILSGREDLGGDLNAAFMLANGFAPMTGTASQQGRLFGFQSWVALQSQQLGSLIAGRQFDEVVQFVEPFSLGGTRYGGTAFAHVFDNDNLDNWTRINNSVKYVSPLLGGLKLGMLYGFSNQAGGFDNNRAYSLGASYQYGNLDLGAGYVQFNNASNLSSANVNGAAPAGAPFNAARQRTWAAGGLLHFGNGAAGLVLSETRLDHATSINDVVDTAVSLPGDDVRFQNVEVNVRYSVLQNWDVSAGYTFTAGRFATPAGVRYPKWHQVGIVNTYFLSPTTDIYAEAVYQRANQLAGTGIRGAQIANFSRASGANQLIASLGLRRRF
- a CDS encoding LLM class flavin-dependent oxidoreductase, with amino-acid sequence MSDPRPLLFSLYEQASVGCGGAPSLWTHPADERLRANTLAFWSNLARTAEQADLDMLFFADVLGLYDVYGGSADAALRWAVESPANDPMMLIPALVAQTERLAFGVTASTTYEHPFALARRFSTLDHLSNGRIGWNIVTSYLTSAARNFGLDRMIGHDERYARADEFLDVVYKLWEGSWADDAVVADKHAPRYARGDRVRPIAHEGTHYRVQGPHVCAPSPQRSPVLIQAGWSGRGREFAAKHAEVVFVAKSNPHEIRAGLDEIRRLAAERGRAADDVKSLTVLRIVTARSSSDAKEKYHTLQQHYHRHAQLVSYAGDTGIDIDRYADDEPLTTQTEGLTSYVVRPDGSGKPLTAGDVRRKFASVTRGTDLILVGSPDEVVDRLAEHARQSTTSGYMLNPLISPGTLDDFAELIVPELKKRGLYRTTPPAGTFRSRLSGRDRLPDTAHGASFRQSASGGR